The proteins below are encoded in one region of Leishmania mexicana MHOM/GT/2001/U1103 complete genome, chromosome 5:
- a CDS encoding nitroreductase-like protein, with product MLCHSRRLLLIAAGAPPADPVPRAREERHSNASSGYGGFLATLRHLMAWNCTNVAAASSSSSASCAAIPACVNDNAALDAVEAAVRNRWTCRQFDTAKPIDLDTLQRVLAATTRAPTGFNLQGWHAVVVTNTAVREQLYKAALGQPQVLQAPATVVFVGDTEPERNAPQALEMGLETGYYRPLYGAAYLRNIYYFMHGGPMQSMAAVKSVVSAWYSRAAGTPLISVPVSRTGYAWKQTMIPATTFVSLCTAAGWDTCMMEGIDEDAVKRALGVPAERYTVPVIISVGYATAAEAEKRQVCSSRFATPHTVRWNKF from the coding sequence ATGCTTTGCCACAGTCGTCGCCTGCTTTTGATTGCAGCAGGGGCACCCCCTGCCGACCCCGTCCCTCGAGCCAGGGAGGAGCGCCACAgcaacgccagcagcggctaTGGCGGCTTTCTAGCcacgctgcgccacctcatGGCTTGGAACTGCACAAacgtggcggccgcctcatcgtcgtcatccgCGTCGTGTGCGGCAATCCCAGCATGCGTCAACGACAACGCAGCActcgacgccgtcgaggcCGCTGTGCGCAACCGGTGGACGTGCCGGCAGTTCGACACAGCGAAGCCGATAGACCTCGACACCCTCCAGCGCGTCTTGGCGGCGACGACCCGCGCCCCGACCGGTTTTAACCTTCAGGGCTGGCACGCGGTCGTCGTCACGAACACGGCGGTGCGGGAGCAGCTCTACAAGGCAGCGCTCGGCCAgccgcaggtgctgcaggcgccgGCGACCGTCGTGTTCGTTGGAGACACGGAGCCGGAGCGGAACGCGccgcaggcgctggagatGGGGCTCGAGACGGGCTACTACAGGCCTCTCTACGGCGCTGCCTACCTCCGCAACATCTATTACTTCATGCATGGAGGTCCGATGCAGTCGATGGCCGCCGTGAAGTCGGTCGTGAGTGCGTGGTACAGCCGGGCCGCTGGCACGCCGCTCATCTCCGTCCCGGTGAGCCGCACCGGCTACGCGTGGAAGCAAACGATGATTCCGGCGACAACATTTGTCTCcctctgcaccgccgctggcTGGGACACGTGCATGATGGAAGGTATCGACGAGGATGCCGTTAAGCGGGCTTTGGGAGTGCCGGCGGAACGGTACACTGTGCCGGTCATCATCAGCGTCGGCTATGCGACCGCCGCGGAGGCTGAGAAACGCCAGGTGTGCAGCTCCCGCTTCGCGACGCCGCACACCGTGCGGTGGAACAAGTTCTAG